Proteins encoded by one window of Tubulanus polymorphus chromosome 7, tnTubPoly1.2, whole genome shotgun sequence:
- the LOC141908669 gene encoding tRNA (cytidine(32)/guanosine(34)-2'-O)-methyltransferase-like, giving the protein MGKSSKDKRDVYYRLAKEEGWRARSAFKLLQIDEEFNIFKGVQKVVDLCAAPGSWSQVLARKIRGEGSSVDENVRIVAVDLQAMAPIPGIIQIQGDITKVSTASEIISQFEGDHADLVVCDGAPDVTGLHDIDEYIQAQLLLAALNITTHVLKPGGTFVAKIFRGKDVTLLYSQLKIFFPLVTIAKPRSSRNSSIEAFVVCQNYSPPEGYVPNMSNPLLDNHYDADFNQLEGVNRVIVPFLACGDLSAYDSDKTYPLELEPGKSYTYHPPTQEPITPPYKQACHLRKHDQLVKSSSASPRTQTISTTASEPSQLADITEDSLEGAVGGVDSITISND; this is encoded by the exons ATGGGTAAATCATCGAAGGACAAACGAGATGTTTATTACAGGTTGGCTAAAGAGGAAGGATGGAGAGCTAGAAGTGCATTTAAATTATTGCAAATTGATgaagaattcaatattttcaaag GTGTTCAGAAAGTTGTAGATCTGTGCGCCGCCCCGGGAAGTTGGAGTCAAGTACTTGCAAGAAAAATACG GGGTGAAGGTAGCAGTGTAGATGAAAATGTGCGAATTGTTGCAGTAGATCTACAAGCGATGGCTCCAATTCCAGGAATCATACAGATACAGGGTGATATAACCAAG GTGTCTACTGCTTCGGAGATAATTAGTCAATTCGAAGGAGATCATGCTGATCTGGTAGTCTGTGACGGTGCTCCTGATG tCACTGGTTTACACGATATCGATGAATATATTCAAGCTCAGTTGCTGTTAGCT gcTTTAAATATCACAACACATGTATTAAAACCTGGTGGAACATTCGTCGCGAAG atatttcgCGGTAAAGACGTCACCCTGTTGTACTCGcagttgaaaatattttttccattGGTCACGATCGCAAAACCGAGAAGTAGCCGAAACTCGAGTATAG AGGCTTTCGTCGTGTGTCAGAATTATTCCCCGCCTGAGGGGTACGTGCCGAACATGTCTAATCCACTGCTCGATAATCATTACG ATGCTGATTTCAACCAACTCGAAGGCGTCAATCGAGTGATCGTCCCGTTTTTAGCTTGCGGGGATCTGAGTGCTTATGATTCGGATAAGACTTACCCACTGGAG CTGGAACCCGGTAAATCGTACACGTATCACCCACCGACTCAGGAACCGATTACTCCGCCGTATAAACAAGCGTGTCACCTGCGGAAACACGATCAACTCGTAAAATCGAGCAGCGCATCTCCCCGAACTCAAACCATCTCGACAACAGCCAGCGAGCCGTCGCAACTCGCTGATATCACCGAGGACTCACTAGAGGGAGCTGTCGGAGGCGTTGATAGTATTACAATATCTAATGATTGA
- the LOC141909277 gene encoding uncharacterized protein LOC141909277, protein MFSRRSSKLTWILFCSFLVVFTWNDANADDQFLCCMRGWKKFRDVTVCDAPCCPGYIQKVSYPKIIGPLTYCDETYETKILKKLRRRRKLNTIVRVGRSVW, encoded by the exons ATGTTTTCCAGAAGAAGCAGCAAATTGACTTGGATTTTATTCTGTTCTTTCCTCGTTGTCTTCACCTGGAACGATGCCAATGCGGACGACCAG tttctaTGCTGCATGCGAGGATGGAAGAAGTTCCGTGACGTCACTGTCTGCGACGCCCCGTGCTGCCCGGGTTATATACAAAAAGTGTCCTATCCAAAGATCATTGGCCCGTTGACCTACTGCGATGAG ACGTACGAGacaaaaattctgaaaaagcTGAGACGTCGACGGAAATTGAACACGATAGTGAGAGTGGGTCGCTCCGTATGGTGA